Proteins co-encoded in one Pararge aegeria chromosome 19, ilParAegt1.1, whole genome shotgun sequence genomic window:
- the LOC120632236 gene encoding anaphase-promoting complex subunit 2: protein MASKREELEIYWNKINYAYPILNDTLFTDCSDAEYEDIQQIIVGLGVQIKIRDLILVHTEKYFRQHVASSFWSKFIKTDEEVKGFQLFKSAVNDLYEAMASFSPMITRLTILNNSCCDNKPIYGERDVMSGIKQLLRATLLSQLPLDFQVIINHFYKVSFNVFDNAEYENSDMGEDVMCSGCWNEYSDCNCSYIVKVFHDTNRKLVELTLLERLTGQVLTNFIQQRIELHIQKLCTGTFDVSHISFLENWLDTTVMSWLTRIYCAGSSKPHRVDKDIQNAVSKFKQKLSYSLYHIYTKLRIDQLFNIIIVYPDSQPAVDDIKLCLDKTDLRATLCKKLQNALETRLLHPGVNTPDILTAYISAIRALRHLDPSGVILETVTKPVRNYLRNREDTVRSVVSSLTEEGAGSELAEELAKFAAETDDELEKEEDWDNWMPDPKDADPKVNGNDRKANDIISMLVNVYGSKELFVNEYRTLLADRLLAQSVINTEKEIRYLELLKLRFGESQLHFCEVMLKDVSDSKRINALIQQDKNFESLNNKFSSNAMILSAQFWPPFKDESLELPDEIKQHFEAYTKSYEALKGNRTLNWKPHLGNVNIEIEIGEKKLDLTVSPFNATLIMHFQTKPEWSLEELHQIMKVPLIILRRKITYWQSLGIISEKSTDNYVLVEGSDGNKSSCSTNQVQEMICEDEESESVMASAHDQREGELQVFWSYIVGMLTNLDSLPLERIHQMLKMFASQAPGTECSLQELRQFLDTKVRTHQLVLQAGMYKLPKT from the coding sequence ATGGCCAGTAAAAGAGAAGAGTTAGAAAtttattggaataaaattaactatGCGTACCCCATTCTCAATGATACGCTTTTCACCGACTGCTCAGACGCTGAATATGAAGACATACAGCAGATAATAGTTGGTCTGGGTGTTCAAATAAAGATTCGGGACCTAATTTTAGTTCACACTGAGAAATATTTTCGTCAACATGTTGCTTCATCATTTTGgtcaaagtttataaaaactGATGAGGAAGTAAAAGGATTTCAACTCTTCAAGTCTGCTGTCAACGACTTATATGAAGCCATGGCGAGTTTTTCACCTATGATTACCAGACTAACGATTTTAAATAACAGTTGCTGCGATAATAAGCCTATTTATGGGGAAAGAGATGTTATGTCAGGCATCAAACAACTGCTACGTGCAACTTTATTATCACAACTGCCACTTGATTTCCAAGTCATAATTAATCATTTCTATAAAGTTTCCTTTAATGTCTTTGATAATGCAGAATATGAAAACTCGGATATGGGTGAGGATGTGATGTGTTCAGGATGCTGGAATGAGTATTCAGATTGCAACTGTTCCTACATTGTTAAAGTGTTTCATGACACAAATCGAAAGCTTGTGGAACTCACACTACTTGAGAGGTTAACAGGACAAGTGCTAACTAATTTTATACAACAGAGAATTGAATTGCACATCCAGAAACTTTGCACAGGTACATTTGATGTGTCTCATATAAGTTTTCTTGAGAACTGGTTAGACACAACTGTGATGTCTTGGCTGACACGCATTTATTGTGCTGGTTCATCAAAACCACATCGTGTTGATAAGGATATTCAAAATGCTGTTTCTAAGTTCAAACAGAAGCTTAGTTACTCCTTGTATCATATCTATACAAAATTACGTATTGACCAGTTATTcaacataataattgtatatccTGATTCTCAGCCAGCtgttgatgatataaaattgtgCTTAGATAAAACAGATCTGCGTGCCACATTGTGTAAGAAATTACAAAATGCTTTGGAGACAAGACTGTTGCATCCTGGTGTGAATACACCTGACATTTTAACAGCTTATATTTCGGCAATTAGAGCATTGAGGCATTTAGACCCTTCTGGAGTAATTCTAGAAACAGTAACAAAGCCTGTTCGTAATTATTTGAGAAATAGAGAGGATACTGTGCGGAGTGTTGTCAGCAGTTTGACTGAGGAAGGTGCAGGAAGTGAACTAGCTGAAGAATTAGCTAAATTTGCTGCAGAGACTGATGATGAGCTTGAAAAGGAAGAAGATTGGGACAATTGGATGCCAGACCCTAAAGATGCAGATCCTAAAGTAAATGGTAATGACAGAAAAGCAAATGACATCATATCTATGCTTGTTAATGTATATGGTAGCAAGGAATTATTTGTAAATGAATACAGGACACTTTTAGCTGACAGACTATTAGCCCAAAGCGTTATCAACACagaaaaagaaataagatactTGGAATTATTGAAACTGAGGTTTGGAGAGTCACAATTGCATTTCTGTGAGGTAATGTTAAAGGATGTGTCAGACTCCAAGAGAATTAATGCACTTATACAGCAAGATAAAAACTTTGaatcattaaataataagttcTCTTCTAATGCAATGATATTATCAGCACAATTTTGGCCACCATTTAAAGATGAAAGTTTAGAGTTGCCAGATGAAATCAAACAGCATTTTGAGGCATACACTAAATCATATGAGGCACTGAAAGGAAACAGGACTTTAAATTGGAAGCCTCATTTAGGCAATgttaatattgaaattgaaattggtGAGAAAAAATTAGACTTAACTGTGTCACCTTTTAATGCTACTCTGATAATGCATTTCCAAACTAAACCTGAATGGTCCTTAGAAGAGCTACATCAAATTATGAAGGtgcctttaattattttacgtaGGAAAATTACATATTGGCAATCTTTAGGGATTATTTCTGAGAAGAGTACagataattatgttttagtagaGGGTAGCGACGGGAATAAGTCAAGTTGCTCGACCAACCAAGTCCAAGAAATGATTTGTGAAGATGAAGAAAGCGAGAGTGTCATGGCATCGGCGCATGATCAGAGAGAAGGAGAATTACAAGTATTTTGGTCATACATTGTTGGGATGTTAACAAATTTAGATTCCTTACCTTTAGAGCGCATTCATCAGATGCTAAAAATGTTTGCATCTCAAGCTCCTGGAACTGAGTGTAGTCTTCAGGAATTGCGCCAGTTTTTAGACACTAAGGTACGCACACATCAGCTGGTGTTACAAGCTGGAATGTATAAATTACCTaagacataa